The genomic segment CTTTTGCTCTCATCTCCTGTGTGAGGGCTTTCATTTCTTGTTCTCTTGCAACAGCCATTGCTCTTTTTTGTTCTGCCATTGCTTGATAAATTCTTTTATCTGCTTCTGCTTGATCGATTCTTAATTTTGCTCCTATATTTTGTCCAACATCAACATCTGCAATATCAATTGAAAGAATTTCAAATGCTGTTCCTGTATCTAAACCTTTTTCAAGAACAGTTTTAGAAATTCTATCTGGATTTTCTAAAACCTCTTTATGGGTCTCTGCTGAACCAATTGTTGTAACAATTCCTTCACCAACTCTTGCAATAATTGTCGCTTCTCCTGCTCCACCAACTAATCTATCAATATTTGCTCTAACAGTTACCCTTGCCTTTGCCTTAAGTTCAATTCCATCTTTTGCAACTGCTGCAACAACTGGAGTTTCAATTACTTTAGGGTTTACACTCATTCTTACTGCCTCTAAAACATCTCTTCCTGCAAGGTCAATTGCTGCTGCCCTTTCAAATGTAAGTGGAATTCCTGCTCTTTCTGCTGCAATCCAAGCATCAATTACTCTATCAACATTTCCTCCAGCAAGATAATGTGCTTCAAGTTTATCAACTGAAACAGAAAGACCTGCCTTTGTTGCTTTAATTAAGGGTAAAACAATTTTTGCAGGAACAACCCTTCTTAATCTCATTCCAATTAAATTAATGAGTCCTACTGGAACACCTGCTGCAATCGATGCAATCCAAAGTCCTACTGGAATAAATGAAAAGAGAATTATTAAAAGTATTACAATGATAATCACTGTAAACCAAATTCCTAATCCAAACATAAATAAACCTCCTTAAAAATTTTTTTTAAAAATTTTATTTTTGTGTAAGAAACAAAAGTAAAATTTTAGATTTTTTCAACTATAATTTTACCACCTTCGATTTTAATAACTTTTACTTTTGAATCTTTTTCTATAAACTCTCCAAGTGAAATTGCATCATATCTTTTTCCATCTATTTCAATTGTTCCTGAGGGTCTTAAAGTTGTTAAAACTTTTCCTTCTTTTCCAATTAACTCTTCAAGTTGTGAATATGAAGTATAACCTTTTTCTGTTTTTAAACTTTCTTTGAGACCTAATTTATTCCAAATTGGAAGTTTTGGAAATAAAAACAAAAGAATTATAAATAAAATAAGAAGAATTGATGCAACAATTCCAATTGAGTAAAGAGCTCTAGTTCCACCACCTAAGGTAAAGAAAATTGAAACAAAAATTAAAATAATACCTGCAATTCCAGTTAAACCAAATCCCGGTATTAAAAATATTTCAATTAAAAGAAGTATTACTCCTATTATAAACAAACCTACATAAAACCAATTTCCTAAACCTGCAATCATATGACCTCCAAAAAATAAAGTAAGGGATATTAACCCCATTGTTCCTGGTACTCCAAAACCAGGAGTTGTTGCTTCAATTAATAGACCTAAAAATCCTATAACAAGCAAAATTTCTCTTATTGTGCTTTGAGTTATGAAGCGTGCGATTTTTTCTGTTAAAGAAAATTTAATATCAATAATTTCATAATTTTTTAGATTAAATTCATTTAAAATTTCTTCAATTGAGTTTGCTTCAAAATCAAGAAAACCTACTTTTTTTGCTAAATCACGTGAGAGTGTTAAAATTTCTCCTTTTTTAACAACACCCTCAATTTCAATTTCTTTATCAACCATTGCTGCACCAATAAGTGGATCTCTTCCATTTGCTTCACAAGTTGACTCAAATTCTGCTTTAAGAGCAGAAATTGTTTTTTCTGTTGCTGGAATTGGTTCTGCTGCGCCTATACTTCCACCAGAAGAAAAAACAATTTTTTTAGTTGCAAGAGTTATAAGAGCTCCTGCAGACCATGCTCTTCCTTTTATCCAACCGATAGTTAAAACTCCTTTTGAATTTAACTCTAAAATTTTATCTCTTATTTGTGTTGCAGCATCAACTGCTCCTCCAAAGGTATCAACAACAAAAATTACAGATTTTACTCCGTCTAAATTACTTAATGCTCTTTGAACATATTTTGATAAACCTAACTCAATTTCTCCTTCTATATGAATAATTAAAACTTTTTCATTTTTAGAATAAGTTAAATTAAAAATAAGTGAAATAAAAATTAATGTTAAAAACAAAATCCTTTTCATAATTTAATTATAGCATCATAAATTTTATGATAAAATTTAAACATGATTAAAAATATCAAAAAATGGGAAGAGTTTGAAAAAGATTTAATAAAAAAAAGTAAAGTTGAAGTAAAAAAGAATTTTAAAATAGTAAATGAACTTTATAGATTTTCAAAAAAGTTAGGAAAATTCAAAGTTTCTTTAGAAGGAATTGAAAAAGATATAAAATATGCTAGGGCAATAAATGGAATTAGAAAATTTAATAGTTAAAATTGGGAAAATTTTAGATAAAAAAAATATTCCGTATATGATTATTGGTGGACAGGCAGTTCAAATTTACGGTGAACCAAGATTGACAAAAGATATTGATATAACAATTGGTTTAGACATTGATTTATATAACTTATTGATTGATGCAATTAAAAAAATAGGGTTAATTCCACTTATAGAAGATATTGAAAATTTTATAAAAGATACTTATGTTTTGCCAACTTATGATAAAAAAACTGATTTTAGAATAGATTTTATCTTTTCAAATTCAAAATATGAAAAAGAAGCATTAAAAAGAGTTAATAAAATAAAAATTAAAAATTATGAGATTAATTTTGCTTCTTTAGAAGATTTAATAATTCATAAAATAATTTCGGGTAGGGAGAGAGATATTGAGGATATTAAAAATATATTAATAAAAAATAAATATTTTGACAAGGAATATATAAAAAAATGGCTTCAAGAATTTCAAGAAACTTTAAATGAAAATTTAATAGAAAAATTTGAAAATTTAATAAAAATTTTTAATCATAAGGGGTTCTAACTTTTAAATTTTTGAAATAGATTTTTAGGGGCAACAAGATTTCTCTTGGAATTGGTTTTTTCCAAGGGTATCTTGTTGGTGTATTTAGGTGAACCTCATCAGGTTTGATTTCATTTACAAAATTTGCTATTTTTTCAATCTCATTTAAATTTATTTGAGTTATCATTATTTGAATATTAAATTTCCCCTTAAATTCTTCTTTTAATTTTTTAATTCCATATAAAATTTTTTCTATTTCTATTCCTTCAATTGGTTTGTTAATTTTTTTAAAAGTATCTTCACTTATTGCATCAATTTTTACATCTATTATGTCAAAATTTAAAATGTCTTTTCTTACATCATCAAGATAGAGAAGTGATGAATTTGTTAATAAAATAGTATTTTTATTGGGTTCAATTTCTTTTATTTTTTGAAGTACCTCTCCAATATTTTTTGCTAAGGTTGGTTCACCTGCACCTGAAAAAGTTATTACTTCAAAATCCTCTCTTAGAAATTTTTTAAACTCATTTATTAATAAATCTGTTTCAACAAAAATTTCTCTTTTAATTTTATGTGAACCTTTTCTCTCATTTATTGTAAATGGTCCAAGCTCACAATAGATACATGAAAAAGTACAATATCTTTTTGTTTTTCCTAAAAGATTTATTCCTAAAGATTTTCCATATCTCCAAGAGATAACTGGTCCATAAATTAAATCTCTTGTTTCTCTCTCTTCCATACCTTAATATGATATCATTTAAATATGAATCTTTTCAAATTTTTTGAATTTATTAAAGGAAAAAAAGAGGAATTAGAAAGTTTTGAAGATTTTCTACTACTTTCTGGTTTTGGAATTGAATTTTCAGAGAAATTGATGAAAATTTATAAGAAAGGTGGAATTAAAGAAGTAAAAAAAAGTTTAAATGAAATTTTAGAGGGAAGTGAGAAAGATTTAAAGGTTTTAGATTTTTCAATTTATCTATTTTTAGGGGTTAATGGTGGTGGTAAAACAACATCAATTGCAAAACTTGGTAATTATTTTAAAGAGAGAGGAGAAAATGTATTATTTATTCAAGGAGATACATTTAGAACTGGTGCAAATGAGCAATTAAAAATTTGGGGTGATAGAATTGGAGTTTCTGTTTTTATGGGAAGAAGAGGAGATGACCCAGGTAGTGTTATTTATGATGGGCTAAATTTTGGTTTAAATAGAGGCTATAAAAAATTTTTTATAGATTCTGCTGGTAGATTGGAAACAAAGAAGAACTTAATAGAAGAACTTAAAAAGATAAAAAGAGTGATTGAAAAAAATTTTACTGAGTTAACTGAGACTATTCTTGTTCTTGATTCAACAGAAGGTGAAAACCTCTATTCTCAAGTTGTAAAATTTAATGAAGCAATGAATATTACAGGATTTTTCATTACAAAAATAGATTCTACAATAAAACCTGGAATTCTTATTCCTATTTATGAAAAATATAAAATTCCATTTTTATTTTTATCATTTGGTGAGGATTTGAAAAGTTTTGAAAAATTTGATAGAGAAAAATTTATTGAATTACTTTTTAAGGATTTTTCTTAAATATATTGAATTAGGTCTTCTTTAAAACCAAGTTCCTTAAAATATTTTAAAACTTCTAAAAATTCATCTCTTGTAATCCTTCTTCCTATTTCTCTATCACCAAGCGCTTTAAAACAAGGGTAATATTGTGTCATAAGTGAGATTGTTAATTCTTTGCCAATATTTTTATATAGATTTTCAAGTACTTTCTTTGAATTTTCAACATTATTGGGTAAAATTAAGTGTCTAACAATAACACCTTTTTCAATAATTCCATCTTTATTTAATTTCATAAATCCAACCTGTCTCACCATTTCTTTTATTGCTTTTATATTTATTTCTGGATAATTTTCAGCATCTGAAAGGTGTTTAGCTAAATTTTTATCTCCATATTTTGCATCAGGAAGATATATATCGACTATACCCTCTAAATATTTTAAAATTTCAACTTTTTCATAACCAGATGTGTTATATAAAATTGGAATTTTTAAACCCATATCTTTTGAGATTGAAATTGCAAGAATTATGTGAGGAGAGTAATGAGTTGGTGTTACCAAATTTATATTGTGTGCACCAAGATTTTGAAGATTTAACATCATTTTTGCTAAATCTTCTATTTCATATTCCTCTCCCTCACCCAATTGACTAATTGAATAATTTTGACAAAAATTGCATTTTAATGAGCAATTTGTGAAAAATATAGTTCCAGAACCTCTGAAACCTGAGATAGGTCTTTCTTCTCCAAAGTGGAGTGAATATGTGCTTATCTTTAATTTATAATCACTTTGGCAAAATCCTCTTTTTCCTAAAATTCTATTAACTCTGCATTCTCTTGGACATAAATCACAATGTGAAAGCCGAGTGAAAAGCTCAAAGCCCCTTTTTTTGATTTCCTTTGAACTTAAAGAAAGATATGATGCGCTCATATTCTATTTTTCTTTATCTTTTATATAAACCACCATTCTATTATAAGGAATCTCAATATTCTCTTTATCAAAAATATTTTTAATCTCTTCAAAAAACCTTCTCTTTGCACTCCACCTTTTTTCTTTATCAATTTTCATTTTAACAAGAATTGAAATTGTTGAATCATAAAATTTATCAACTCCCATTATTTGAGGTTCTTCAAGAATTTCATTTTCATCTATTAATTTTTTACCAACTTTTAAAATTAACTCTTTCGCTTTATCTAAATTTATTTCATAAGAAAGAGGAAGTTCAACCCATAAAAATTGATCTCCATAACCATATTTTATAACTTTTCTAATCTCTCCATTAGGTATATAAAAAAGTTTTCCCTCATAATTTCTTATAACTGTTTTTCTAATTCCAATTTCTTCAACTCTTCCTAAAATATCATCAATCTCAATTAGATCTCCAACAGAATAATAATTTTCCAGAATTAGAAAAATTCCAGCAATTGCATCTTTAAAAAAAGTTTGACCTGCAAAACCGATAGCAATTCCAACAATACCACTTGCAGCAAGAAGAGGTGTAGTATCTATATTAAAAATTTTTAGAAGATACCATATAAAAAGAAAAATCAAAAAATAGTCTAATACAGAAAAAATAAGTTTAACTAAAGTTAACCTTTTTTTGTAAATCTCTACTTTTTCATAAAATTTAATTATTTTTATTTTGATTATATTTAAAAAAATTTTTATTAATATAAAAATTGAAATTAGAACAATTAATTTAAGAATATATTCTACATATTTTGAAAGAAAATTCATATATAAATTATAACAAAAACATTATTGACAATTTTAAAAAATATTTTAAAATATTGTCAATATGTGTAAAATAAAGTGAATTTAGTGAAGTAGCAAAAAGCAACCAAAATTGAGTATTAGAGAGAAAAGAAAAGGAGGTTTGTATGCAAAAATCAACAAAATTTTTAGCATCACTTCTAATCATCACACTTTTTTTAACTTTAATTTCTTTTAGTTGGGGATGTACCAAAAAGGTACAGGAGAAAAAAGTAGTAAAATTAGGTTTTATTGGACCACTAACAGGAAAATATTCAAAAATGGGAATTGGAGGAATGAATTCATTTAAACTTGCTGTTAAACAGTGGAATGAAAAACCAGACACTAAATACAAATATGAAGTTGTAACATTTGATGATGAAGGAGTTCCTCAAAAGGGTGTTGAGGTTGCAACAAAAGCTTGCTCTGACCCAGAAATAATTGCAGTTGCAGCTCATTATAATAGTATGGTTGCAATTGCAACAACTGATGTATTCCATAAATTTGGAGTAGTAAATGTTGTTTGGGGTGCGGTATTACCATCAATTACTTATGGAAATGATTATCCTGAAGTTTGTAGAGTTAATGGAACTCAGGTTGAACAAAATGAGGCAAATGCTAAACTTGTTGTTGATACACTTGGTTTTAAGAAATTTGCAATAATTTATGATACAACTGATTATGGAAGAGGACACCTTCAATATTTTAAAGAGGCACTTGCAAGAAGAGGAATTACACCAATTGCAGAAGAAGGTATTGTTATTGACCAGAAAGATTTCACTACAGTTTTAACAAAAATTAAAGCACTTAATCCAGAAGTTATATATTTTGGTGGATTAACTCCAGAAGGTGTTAATATAAAACTTCAAATGGATAAACTTGGTATTAAGGCACAATTTTTAGGAACATCAGGAATTAAATCAGATGATTTTAATACAGCTCTTGGTGAACATGCAGAAGGAGTTATTTGTATGTTAGATGGTGCTCCAGTTGATTATCTTCCAGGTGGAAAAGCGTTCATGGAAGCATATAACAAAGAAGGTTATGCTGAACCACCAGAAGCATATGGTCCATTTGCTTATTGTGCAGCAAATATTTTAATTAGAGCAATTGAGAAGGTTGGTCCAGATAGAGCAAAAGTTATTGAAGAAGTAAATAAAACTGATTATGAAGATATTATTGGTAAAATTCACTTCAATGAATATGGACAAAACGATGTTCCACTTGCAACTCCATATGTAAGTCAAGATGGCAAATGGGTTCCTTGGCAAGATTCAGAATATGCAAAAGGAATAAGAACTCTCCCTGGTTTTGCATATAGAGAAGGAAAAGATTGGGTTAACCCTTACAAGAAGCCATAAAGAAAACCTAAGGGCAAGGGGCAACCCTTGCCCTTTTTTTATTTTTGTATCTAAAAGGGAGGTTTGATGAGCGGATTCTCTGTTATTTTACAAATAATTTTTAATGGAATAATGCTTGGAATTCAATATGCAATGGTTGCTGTTGGTTTTACTTTATTTAGAGGGGTTTTGAATGTTTTAAATTTTTCCCATGGAGATGTATTTGCACTTGGAGCATTTGTTTCACTTATTATAATTTCAATGTTTGGTGTTATGACACTTACTGGTGGAGTTTATATAGGAGTTGTTGTTCTAATATTTCTTCTTTCAATGGTTACTCTTGGAATTATTGGAGTTATTCTTGAAAGGCTTGCAGTAAAACCAGTTTCAAAAGGTCCTGTTACTATGAGTTTACTTGCAACATTAGGACTCGGAATTGCTATAAGAGAAGGTATAAGATTATTTTATCCTAGAGGTGGTGAATCAAAAAAATTTCCAGAACTTTTTCATAAACTTTTTGAAAATACGAAAGGAGCTTTTGAGTTTAGTGGTGTTATTTTTAGATATGAAAATATCTTATTTTTAATAATTGGTGTTGTAGTTGTTTTTCTTCTCGCTCTTTTTATAAATAAAACTAAAATGGGTCTTGCAATTAGAGCAGTAGCTCAAGACCCAGAGTGTGCTCTTATGATGGGAGTAAATAAAGATTTTATAATTGATATAACATTTTTTATTGGTTCTGCTCTTGCTGCTCTTGCTGCAATTCTTTATGGTCTTTATTATAACACTGTTGTTTTTGATATGGGTGCTATGATGGGTGTTATTGGCTTATCCTCTGCAGTTTTAGGAGGTTTAGGTAATATTTATGGTGCAATTATTGGTGGATTTATATTTTCTATGACTGAGGCTCTTTCTGCTGCACTTATACCAAGAGGTTCAGAGTTTATGGATGTAATTGCTTTTGCAGTTGTTATTATTTTCTTAATATTTAGACCTTCTGGAATTCTTGGCGAAAAAGTTTATGAGAGGGTATAAAAATGAAAAAGAATGGATTAATTAATTATTTAATAGTTTTATTTGTTGAAATTTTAGTTTACTTATACTTTATGATTTTTTTAAGAATTGAATCAATATGGATAATTATTTTTACAATTATCTTAATCGGAGCAATTCTTTATCTTTCTAAAAAATTTAAGAAGTTATTCGATCTTATAACAGAAAGTTTTAAGAAAAATTCAAATTTTGCTATCTTTTTAATGGTTATACTTCTATTTTTATTTCCGTTTATTAGCAAATTACTCGTTCCTCTTTATATATATTGGCTTTTAATTGTTATTCAAACTTTTATTTTTGCAATTGTATCTCTTGGTTTAAATTTTCAGGTTGGTTCAACTGGAATTATGAATCTCGCTGCATCTGCGTTTTATGGAGTTGGTGCTTATACTGCAGGATACCTTGCTTTAAATTATAAACTTCCAGCAATTTTAACAATTCCTCTTGGTGGAATCGCTGCATCTCTTTTTGGTTTACTTTTATTTATTCCAATTTTTAGAACAAGGGGACAATATTTTGCATTAATTACTCTTGCTTTTGGTTATATGTTTGTTTTATCTTTAAATAACCTTGCTTTTGTAGGAGGACCACAAGGACTTAAAAATATACCTTCAATTAAACTATTTGGTTATAATTTTCAAAAGGCTCCATTTGGCACTCACTTTTATGTGAATTACTATTTTCTTGTTGTAATTATTTTACTTATAACTCTTCTATTTTTCCATAGATTATATAATTCATGGATTGGTTTAACACTAAATTACATTAGAGATGATGAATCTGCGGCAAAAGGTTGTGGCGTTTTTACTAATAAGTGGAGATTAATTGCACTTCTTATAGGAAACTTTTTTATGGGAATTGGTGGGGCGATTTATGCTCATATGATTGGTTTCATATCTCCTCCAAACTTCACATTAACTTTAGGTCTAATGTTAATTTCAATTGTTCTTCTAGGAGGAAGTGATAATATCATAGGAGTCTTGGTAGGCTCATTTATTTTAGTTCTATTTCCAGAAAAATTGAGAGTTATAACAGAATATAGAGTAATGCTTTACGGACTTCTTATTGTTCTTGTCCTTATATTTAGACCTCAAGGTCTTATTCCTTTTAAAGAAAGAATTTATGATAAAAGATTTGTAGAGGAGAAATAAAATGGAGAAAAAGGTAATTCTTTATACTGAAAACATTGAAATGCGATTTGGTGGACTTTATGCTTTAAAAAATATAAATATAAAAATTTATGAAAATGAAATTCTTGGAATGATTGGTCCAAATGGAAGTGGCAAAACAACTTTTTTTAATGTTATAACAGGATTTTATAAGCCAACTGGTGGAAATTTCTATTTTTTAGGTGAGAGGTTAACAGGAAAAGAGCCATATGAAATTATGACAAAAGGAATTTCAAGAACATATCAAGCAAGTAGAGTTTGCTTTGATTTAACAGTATTAGATAATATTTTAATTGGAACTCATTTTGTTCAGAAAAGTGGTTTTTCAAGCGCTCTATTTAATAGAAAAAAATTTTATAAAGAATTAGAAGATTATAAAGAAAAAGCAGTAAATCTTCTTAAAGTTTTTAACCCAGAACTTGTAAATAAACTTTATGTAAGAGTTGGAGGACTTCCATTTATTGATAGAAGAAGAGTTGAAATTTGTAGAGCAATGATTTCTGAACCAAAATTAATTCTTCTTGATGAACCATCTGCAGGAATGAATGCTGATGAAACTATGGAACTCATGGATGATATTGGAAAAGTTAGATCGAAAATGAAAAATGTTACAATTTTTATAATTGAACATGATATGAAGGTTATAAGCACTGTTACAGAAAGGGTATATGCACTAAATTTCGGGCAAGTTATTGCTGAAGGAACTTATGCTGAAGTCTCAAACAATATTGATGTAAAAGAGGCATATTTTGGTAAGGAGTTAGATAATGAGAGAAAATTTATTGCTTGAAATAAAAAATTTAACAACTGTTTATGGTCAAAATAAAATGCTAATTGATGTAAATATAAATGTGGAAAAAGGAAAAATTGTTTCTCTTCTTGGAAGTAATGGTGCAGGAAAGTCAACCTTAATTAAAGCAATTCTTGGCCTTGTAAAAGTAGTTGGTGGAAATATTGTTTTTGAAAATAAAGATATAACTCGAATGAGAACTTTTGAAAGAATTGCACTTGGAATTTCAATTGCACCAGAGGGAAAAAGAATTTTTCCTAAAATGACAGTTCTTGAAAATTTAAAAATGGGAGCGTATCTTGTTAAAGATAAAAAAGAAATTGATAGAAGATTAGAAGAACTTGTTTTTCCTCATTTTCCAAGATTAAAGGAGAGATTATCTCAAGTAGCAGGAACTCTTTCTGGTGGAGAACAATCTATGTTAAATATTGGAAGAGCTCTAATGGCAAATCCTAAACTCATAATATTTGATGAACCATCTTTTGGTCTTGCTCCAATTCTTGTTCAGGAAACAGCAGAAATTATTCAAAAAATTAATAAAACTGGAATAACTGTTCTTTTGATAGAACAAAACGCTGTTATGGCTCTTGAAATAACAGATTATGGATATTACCTTCAAAAAGGACAAATAATTGCACAAGGAACTCCAGAAGAGTTAAAGAAAGAAGAAATAATTAGAAAAGCATACTTTTAATTTAAATTTAAGGTCAGGAGATTAAATCTTAATTTTATTTAAATTTCCTGACCTTTTTATTTTAGATAATTAATTATAAAATTTGAAATAGCCAAAGTTCCAATAGGTAAAACTCTTTCATCAATATCGAACTTTGTATTATGATGGGGATATGGGTTTTCAACTTTTTTAGATGATAAAAATATATATAATCCTGGTATATTTTTTGTATAATATGAAAAATCTTCACCAACCATTGTTGGTTTTTTCAAAAACTTTATTTTGTTTTCATCAACTACCATTTTAGTTATTTCATAAAATCTGTCTGTTAATTCTGGATCATTTACAACAACTGGA from the Caldisericia bacterium genome contains:
- a CDS encoding signal recognition particle-docking protein FtsY; this translates as MNLFKFFEFIKGKKEELESFEDFLLLSGFGIEFSEKLMKIYKKGGIKEVKKSLNEILEGSEKDLKVLDFSIYLFLGVNGGGKTTSIAKLGNYFKERGENVLFIQGDTFRTGANEQLKIWGDRIGVSVFMGRRGDDPGSVIYDGLNFGLNRGYKKFFIDSAGRLETKKNLIEELKKIKRVIEKNFTELTETILVLDSTEGENLYSQVVKFNEAMNITGFFITKIDSTIKPGILIPIYEKYKIPFLFLSFGEDLKSFEKFDREKFIELLFKDFS
- a CDS encoding ABC transporter ATP-binding protein, whose protein sequence is MEKKVILYTENIEMRFGGLYALKNINIKIYENEILGMIGPNGSGKTTFFNVITGFYKPTGGNFYFLGERLTGKEPYEIMTKGISRTYQASRVCFDLTVLDNILIGTHFVQKSGFSSALFNRKKFYKELEDYKEKAVNLLKVFNPELVNKLYVRVGGLPFIDRRRVEICRAMISEPKLILLDEPSAGMNADETMELMDDIGKVRSKMKNVTIFIIEHDMKVISTVTERVYALNFGQVIAEGTYAEVSNNIDVKEAYFGKELDNERKFIA
- the floA gene encoding flotillin-like protein FloA (flotillin-like protein involved in membrane lipid rafts); the protein is MFGLGIWFTVIIIVILLIILFSFIPVGLWIASIAAGVPVGLINLIGMRLRRVVPAKIVLPLIKATKAGLSVSVDKLEAHYLAGGNVDRVIDAWIAAERAGIPLTFERAAAIDLAGRDVLEAVRMSVNPKVIETPVVAAVAKDGIELKAKARVTVRANIDRLVGGAGEATIIARVGEGIVTTIGSAETHKEVLENPDRISKTVLEKGLDTGTAFEILSIDIADVDVGQNIGAKLRIDQAEADKRIYQAMAEQKRAMAVAREQEMKALTQEMRAK
- a CDS encoding branched-chain amino acid ABC transporter permease, translated to MSGFSVILQIIFNGIMLGIQYAMVAVGFTLFRGVLNVLNFSHGDVFALGAFVSLIIISMFGVMTLTGGVYIGVVVLIFLLSMVTLGIIGVILERLAVKPVSKGPVTMSLLATLGLGIAIREGIRLFYPRGGESKKFPELFHKLFENTKGAFEFSGVIFRYENILFLIIGVVVVFLLALFINKTKMGLAIRAVAQDPECALMMGVNKDFIIDITFFIGSALAALAAILYGLYYNTVVFDMGAMMGVIGLSSAVLGGLGNIYGAIIGGFIFSMTEALSAALIPRGSEFMDVIAFAVVIIFLIFRPSGILGEKVYERV
- a CDS encoding branched-chain amino acid ABC transporter permease; the protein is MKKNGLINYLIVLFVEILVYLYFMIFLRIESIWIIIFTIILIGAILYLSKKFKKLFDLITESFKKNSNFAIFLMVILLFLFPFISKLLVPLYIYWLLIVIQTFIFAIVSLGLNFQVGSTGIMNLAASAFYGVGAYTAGYLALNYKLPAILTIPLGGIAASLFGLLLFIPIFRTRGQYFALITLAFGYMFVLSLNNLAFVGGPQGLKNIPSIKLFGYNFQKAPFGTHFYVNYYFLVVIILLITLLFFHRLYNSWIGLTLNYIRDDESAAKGCGVFTNKWRLIALLIGNFFMGIGGAIYAHMIGFISPPNFTLTLGLMLISIVLLGGSDNIIGVLVGSFILVLFPEKLRVITEYRVMLYGLLIVLVLIFRPQGLIPFKERIYDKRFVEEK
- a CDS encoding mechanosensitive ion channel family protein yields the protein MNFLSKYVEYILKLIVLISIFILIKIFLNIIKIKIIKFYEKVEIYKKRLTLVKLIFSVLDYFLIFLFIWYLLKIFNIDTTPLLAASGIVGIAIGFAGQTFFKDAIAGIFLILENYYSVGDLIEIDDILGRVEEIGIRKTVIRNYEGKLFYIPNGEIRKVIKYGYGDQFLWVELPLSYEINLDKAKELILKVGKKLIDENEILEEPQIMGVDKFYDSTISILVKMKIDKEKRWSAKRRFFEEIKNIFDKENIEIPYNRMVVYIKDKEK
- a CDS encoding branched-chain amino acid ABC transporter substrate-binding protein encodes the protein MQKSTKFLASLLIITLFLTLISFSWGCTKKVQEKKVVKLGFIGPLTGKYSKMGIGGMNSFKLAVKQWNEKPDTKYKYEVVTFDDEGVPQKGVEVATKACSDPEIIAVAAHYNSMVAIATTDVFHKFGVVNVVWGAVLPSITYGNDYPEVCRVNGTQVEQNEANAKLVVDTLGFKKFAIIYDTTDYGRGHLQYFKEALARRGITPIAEEGIVIDQKDFTTVLTKIKALNPEVIYFGGLTPEGVNIKLQMDKLGIKAQFLGTSGIKSDDFNTALGEHAEGVICMLDGAPVDYLPGGKAFMEAYNKEGYAEPPEAYGPFAYCAANILIRAIEKVGPDRAKVIEEVNKTDYEDIIGKIHFNEYGQNDVPLATPYVSQDGKWVPWQDSEYAKGIRTLPGFAYREGKDWVNPYKKP
- a CDS encoding radical SAM protein; the protein is MSASYLSLSSKEIKKRGFELFTRLSHCDLCPRECRVNRILGKRGFCQSDYKLKISTYSLHFGEERPISGFRGSGTIFFTNCSLKCNFCQNYSISQLGEGEEYEIEDLAKMMLNLQNLGAHNINLVTPTHYSPHIILAISISKDMGLKIPILYNTSGYEKVEILKYLEGIVDIYLPDAKYGDKNLAKHLSDAENYPEINIKAIKEMVRQVGFMKLNKDGIIEKGVIVRHLILPNNVENSKKVLENLYKNIGKELTISLMTQYYPCFKALGDREIGRRITRDEFLEVLKYFKELGFKEDLIQYI
- a CDS encoding nucleotidyltransferase translates to MELENLIVKIGKILDKKNIPYMIIGGQAVQIYGEPRLTKDIDITIGLDIDLYNLLIDAIKKIGLIPLIEDIENFIKDTYVLPTYDKKTDFRIDFIFSNSKYEKEALKRVNKIKIKNYEINFASLEDLIIHKIISGRERDIEDIKNILIKNKYFDKEYIKKWLQEFQETLNENLIEKFENLIKIFNHKGF
- a CDS encoding ATP-dependent Clp protease proteolytic subunit, translated to MKRILFLTLIFISLIFNLTYSKNEKVLIIHIEGEIELGLSKYVQRALSNLDGVKSVIFVVDTFGGAVDAATQIRDKILELNSKGVLTIGWIKGRAWSAGALITLATKKIVFSSGGSIGAAEPIPATEKTISALKAEFESTCEANGRDPLIGAAMVDKEIEIEGVVKKGEILTLSRDLAKKVGFLDFEANSIEEILNEFNLKNYEIIDIKFSLTEKIARFITQSTIREILLVIGFLGLLIEATTPGFGVPGTMGLISLTLFFGGHMIAGLGNWFYVGLFIIGVILLLIEIFLIPGFGLTGIAGIILIFVSIFFTLGGGTRALYSIGIVASILLILFIILLFLFPKLPIWNKLGLKESLKTEKGYTSYSQLEELIGKEGKVLTTLRPSGTIEIDGKRYDAISLGEFIEKDSKVKVIKIEGGKIIVEKI
- a CDS encoding radical SAM protein is translated as MEERETRDLIYGPVISWRYGKSLGINLLGKTKRYCTFSCIYCELGPFTINERKGSHKIKREIFVETDLLINEFKKFLREDFEVITFSGAGEPTLAKNIGEVLQKIKEIEPNKNTILLTNSSLLYLDDVRKDILNFDIIDVKIDAISEDTFKKINKPIEGIEIEKILYGIKKLKEEFKGKFNIQIMITQINLNEIEKIANFVNEIKPDEVHLNTPTRYPWKKPIPREILLPLKIYFKNLKVRTPYD